TTTAATTAATTGTTTCTGTTTTTAAATCGGGTTGGCGATATTTATTATCGCCAGCCCTTAATTAATAATGTATAGAAGATGACCATTGATGAATTTCTTTAACACAATTGAAAATATTTTAAAAGAGGGCTTTACTTTTTGAAAAACATTAGTTATAATTTAATCGTTACCATGACAAATAAACATAAATAAGGTAAAAATCGGAACCCCTGCTGGTGAGTGTTGTCATGGTCACAAAATACGGCAGGGGATTTCCTTTTTAAAGAATATGTTATATAATAAAAAAAGAAAAGGTTTATGGATACCCATTGAAGTAATGAATTGTTATGATTTAGATTGCACGGATAAATACTTGTTATCTGAAATTATTTCTCTGCATCAACTTAATAATGGCTGTCACGCATCCAATGAATTCTTCGCTGAATTGCTGAACATATCAAGAGGTAACGCCTCAAAAAGGATAACCAAATTGACTAATAAGGGGTATATAAAGACGAAAAATAGATACAATAGAAAGAAATGTATTGGGAGAATTATTATTCCGACCGATAAAAGATATGTCCACTATGTTATTACAAATGCTCAATCTGAAGAAAATGGTGGTTCACAGGAGAACCAAAGTGTTGTTCCTCAACGACCAGAAGATGGTGCTCAAACGACCCCAGGGGTAGTTCCTGAACGATTAGGGGATAGTGCTCAATCGCAGCATATTAATACAATTAATAATACAGATATAGAAAAACATATACTAGTAC
Above is a genomic segment from Bacteroidales bacterium containing:
- a CDS encoding helix-turn-helix domain-containing protein, coding for MLYNKKRKGLWIPIEVMNCYDLDCTDKYLLSEIISLHQLNNGCHASNEFFAELLNISRGNASKRITKLTNKGYIKTKNRYNRKKCIGRIIIPTDKRYVHYVITNAQSEENGGSQENQSVVPQRPEDGAQTTPGVVPERLGDSAQSQHINTINNTDIEKHILVQETGEISFDMIRVLKKLVISGWDSLAVKEARLVWDNKSWFDEYRYKPIEELKPLFKYLYKH